The Persephonella sp. nucleotide sequence ATTGCTTTTTTCCAACATTAGAAGATTAACTTTTCCCTTACCCTACAACTTGTAATAAATCTTTTAACTCATTTTTGTTAATCTCTCTATTTGCATTAAGAATTTCTATTCCAACAGGCTTATTATCTTCTGAATAGTCAACTATGATATTGGGTGTGATTTCTTCTGTATAAGCGATTTTTTTATCGGTTAACTTTATGTATAAAGCATTTGCTTCTTTATCATATTCCAGTTTCATAATTTTTTACCTCTATCAAAATATACTGTAATTATAATATTGCTTTCTGGATTTAAGACAACTTTTAGAACTCTATTGTCAAAATCCTTGATAATTTTAAAATACCTGTGTTCTGTGTCTGATACTTCAACTATTTCGTCAGGAATTTTTATAGCTTCAATTATCCATTCTTCTTTAATATTTCTTTCTTTTATTCTTTGAATTGCATGTTTTGAAAATTTAAAATTCATTTTTCCTATCAAACAGTAATTTATTTCAATCCTTTACAAAATATCCATCATATAGGCGTTTTCTTTTAGCCAGTTTTTATGTTTTTCGTAATCTGGCATTATGGTTTTTACTTTTACCCAGAAATTTTTTGAGTGGTTATGTTCCTCTAAATGTGCAAGTTCATGAACTACAACATAATCTATAACTCTTACTGGCAGCATCACCAAACGCCAGCTAAAATTTAGATTTCCCTTAGAAGAACAAGAACCAAGCCTTTTTTGTGCAGATGTGATTTTTACAGATTTTGGGTTTAGTCCTGTAAGATTTGAGTAGTAGTTTACCCTTTCGTTTATAACCTTTTTAGCCTGTTTTTTATACCAGTTTATAAAAACTTCTCTTGCTTTTTGTTTGTATTTATCAGATAGATAAAAGAAGTCTTTTAGTATTAAAGGCTCTTTCTGATTTTTTACTATCTCAAGTCTATACCAGTTCCCAAGATATAAAAACCCCTCTCCGTTTATAAACTTCCTTTTTAAAAATTTTGGATCTCTCTGGTTTATCTCAAAAAGTTTTTTTTCAATCCATTTTTTATGTTTTTCTAAAGCTAATCTTATAGTTTCTTCAGGGGTTCCGTAAGGTGCTTTTACAATTATTTCTCCGTCGTTTGATATCTGGATTGATAAATTTTTTCTTCTGTTTGAAAACTTTACAACTGGTTTATATCTCATCTTTTAACCTGTCTTTAAGATGGTATGCAAGCTCTAAAATTTTCTGGGCTATCGCATTTCTATTTTTTATAATTTCTGGTCTGTCTTTGAACTCTTTTATTATGTATTGCATTACTATTGCTGATTTTAACCTCTTCTGTGCTGTAATGTTTTCCCAGAAATCTGGACGTTCCATCTCTCTTTTTATAAGCTCTAAAATGTCCTTTGTAAGTTGTATAAGTCTTGCTCTTTCCTTTTCTGATAAATCTTTTAAGCTACTCTCTGGATAAATCTCTTTCCTTAAAAGCCCTAAAAATGGCATTTCTGTTTTTGGGTTAAGTCCATAGGTTTCTTCAAGCTCTCTACCTTTTTTCAGCTGATTTAGAAGGTTTTCCATTTCTTTTACTTGAAGCTCCCAGTTGTTTTCATACTCCTGTATGATTTTTTTCAAAAGATCAGAGAACCTTTCAAACAGCTCTGGGTCTTCTTCGTAATGGGTTTTTATATACTCCCTTATTCCTGCTTCAAGCTCTTTGGCTTTTAGTTTTGGGGATTTGTATCTGTTTAAATTTTTTGTGAAGTCCTTTGACATTATTGGAACTGGTGGAATTTTGGGGTTAATTCCGTTGGATATTAGATACTCATCAACAACAGCTCTTAACTTATCACTTAAATTAAGTGTTCCTGTTGTTTCTCTGTAAATATTCCTTGCTTCTGTGTTGTATAGATTGAGAATTTTTAAGTATTTTATGTATTTTAAAGCCTCTGGATCAGGAAGGACTTTATCAATGGCTCTGTTAAACTGGCGAAGTAGTTCCCTAAACTCTTCCCTTACCTCTTCATCTGCAAGCTCTTCAAGAACATCTTCTTTTATGTCTATGTCAGATATTCCCTTTTCCCAGTCTTCAATTCCAAGTTTTTTAAAAAACTCATTTATTTGGTTGAAAACATACCTCAGCTCATCAATTGCCTTTGATTTGTTGACTACAACCTGCGTAATCTCATCAATATCTTTTTCATAAAAGTTTGAAAGAGCTTCTTTTAGATGTTTTGCAATTCCTACATAATCAACAACAAAACCTGCAAATTTATTTTTATAGACCCTGTTAACCCTTGCTATTGCCTGAAGAAGATTATGGGCTTTTAAAACATTGTCCAGATAAAGAACCTGCTCAATAGGTGCGTCAAATCCTGTTAGAAGCATATTTTGAACAACTAAAAAACCGATGTTTCCGCCTTTATCAAAAGATTTTTTGAAGTTTGATATTACTTTTTCATGTTCTTTTGGATTTGTAAATTTTTCGTAGTCTTCTTTTGATATTTCATCTTTAAAATGCTTTATGTAATCATTTCCATCTCCACCTGAGATAACAACAGCCACATCTAAATTTTTTAAAATATCAAGGTTTAAATGTCTTAAGAAAAGAAGCTTTAACTCTCTTATCTCTTTTTCTGTAAGATTTTTTTC carries:
- a CDS encoding SprT family zinc-dependent metalloprotease — encoded protein: MRYKPVVKFSNRRKNLSIQISNDGEIIVKAPYGTPEETIRLALEKHKKWIEKKLFEINQRDPKFLKRKFINGEGFLYLGNWYRLEIVKNQKEPLILKDFFYLSDKYKQKAREVFINWYKKQAKKVINERVNYYSNLTGLNPKSVKITSAQKRLGSCSSKGNLNFSWRLVMLPVRVIDYVVVHELAHLEEHNHSKNFWVKVKTIMPDYEKHKNWLKENAYMMDIL
- a CDS encoding DUF2283 domain-containing protein, with protein sequence MKLEYDKEANALYIKLTDKKIAYTEEITPNIIVDYSEDNKPVGIEILNANREINKNELKDLLQVVG
- a CDS encoding DUF4258 domain-containing protein gives rise to the protein MIGKMNFKFSKHAIQRIKERNIKEEWIIEAIKIPDEIVEVSDTEHRYFKIIKDFDNRVLKVVLNPESNIIITVYFDRGKKL